The Algiphilus sp. region CGGCTCCTACCAGCTCGACTTCTTCAGGCCCGGGACTTCGCCGTTCATGGCGGCCTCGCGCAGCTTGTTGCGGCCCAGGCCGAACTTCCGGTACACGCCGCGGGGACGGCCGGTGACGGCGCAGCGGTTGCGCACGCGGATCGGGCTGGAGTCGCGCGGCAGCTTCTGCAGGGCGGCCACCGCCGCCTGCTTGTCCTCGAAGCTCGCGCTCTCGCTGCTGATGATGTTCTTCAGCTCGGCACGCTTGTTCGCGTACTTGGCCACGAGCTTCTGACGCTTGCGCTCGCGGTTGACCATGCCTTTCTTTGCCATGCCTGTTCGTCGCTCTTACTTGCGGAAGGGGAAGCCGAAGGCGTCGAGCAGCATGCGGCCTTCCTCGTCATTGCGTGCGGAGGTCGTGATCGTGATGTTCATGCCACGGATCTTGTCGACCTTGTCGTAATCGATCTCCGGGAAGATGATCTGCTCGTTGATCCCGAAGTTGAAGTTGCCCCGGCCGTCGAATCCGCGCGCCGGGATGCCCCGGAAGTCGCGCATGCGCGGCATGCCGATATGGATCAGGCGCTCGAGGAACTCGTACATGCGGCTCCCGCGCAGCGTCACCATGGTGCCGATCGGGAACTCCTCGCGGATGTTGAAGCCCGCGATGGCCTTGCGCGCCTTGGTGATCACCGGCTTCTGACCCGCGATCGTGGTCAGGTCGGACACGGCGTGCTCGAGCACCTTGCGGTCGCGCACGGCTTCGCCGACACCCATGTTCAGGGTGACCTTGAGCACGCGGGGCACCGCGTGGATGTTGCAGCCCAGCTGCTGCTGCAGCTCGCCGCGGATCTTGTCGCGGTAAGCCGCCTGCAGATTGGGCACGGACTTCGATGCGGCCTGCTCAGACATCGACCACCTCACCATTCGACTTGAAGTAGCGCACCTTGCGCGCGTCGCTGCCCTCGCCCTCGACCCGGAAACCGATCCGGTCGCCCTTCTCGGCCTTGGGATTCCAGAGCATCACGTTGGAGATGTGCAGCGGCATCTCCTTGTCGACGACACCGCCGGGCACGCCGGCGTTGGGATCCGGCTTCTGGTGCTTCTTGGCGATGTTGACGCCCTCGACCACGACGCGCTGGTCATCGACCACGCGCGACACCGTGCCGCGGCGTCCCTTGTCCTTGCCGGTGGTGACGACGACGTCGTCGCCCTTGCGAATTCTCTTCATGACTCGATACCTGCCTGGCGCTAGAGCACTTCGGGTGCCAGCGAGATGATGCGCATGTACTTCTCACGCAGCTCGCGGGTCACGGGCCCGAAGATGCGGGTGCCGATGGGGTCGCCCTTGTTGTCGAGCAGCACCGCGGCGTTGGTGTCAAAGCGGATGGCCGACCCGTCGGGACGGCGCACCGGATGACGGGTGCGCACGACCACCGCGTTGTGCACCTCGCCCTTCTTGACCTTGCCGCGCGGGATGGCGTCCTTGACGCTGACCTTCACGACATCGCCGATGTGCGCGTAGCGACGACCCGTGGAGCCGCGCACTCGGATCACCTGCACGAGCTTCGCGCCACTGTTGTCGGCGGCCAGCAGAGTGGATTCCTGTTGAATCATCTTCGGGCCCTCAGCTGGCTGCGGAAAGGTCGGTGGCGCGCTCGACCACCTCGACCAGGGTGAAATGCTTGTCGCGGGAGACCGGACGGCACGAACGGATCGACACGAGGTCGCCCACGCGTGCGGTGTTGTCGGCGTCGTGCACCTTCATGCGCGTCGACCGACGGATGTACTTGTTGTACAGCCCGTGCTTGACGCGGCGCTCGATGACCACGGTCGCCGTCTTGTCCATCTTGTTGGACACGACGTACCCGTAGATGAGGCGCTCGATGCTGCTGCTTTCCTGATTCGCTTCCGACATCGTATTCGTCCGTTAACCCTTGGCCGCGCGCATCATGGTCTTGACGCGCGCGATGTTGCGCCGCACCTCGCGGGCGCGGTGATGCTGCGTCAGCTGGCCGGTCGCGGCCTGCATGCGCAGATTGAACTGCTCCTTGCGCAGGGACTCGAGTTCCTCGCGCAACGCGCCGTCGTCCTTGCCGGACAGGCTCTTGAGGTAATCGGTGCTCTTCATCACATGATCGTCCGGTTGACGAATTCACACTTCACGGGAAGCTTCGCCGCCGCCAGGCGGAACGCCTCGCGCGCGACCTCTTCCGAGATGCCCTCCATCTCGTAGAGCATGCGGCCCGGCTGTACCTTGGCGGCCCAGTACTCGACGTTGCCCTTGCCCTTGCCCATACGGACTTCGAGGGGCTTCTCGCTGACCGGGACGTCCGGGAATATCCGGATCCACAGCTTGCCGCCGCGCTTGACGTGACGGTTGATGGCACGACGGGCGGCCTCGATCTGGCGCGCGGTCAGCCGACCGTGCTCCATGCACTTCAGACCGTACTCACCGAACGAGACCTTGTTGCCGCGCTGCGCCAGGCCGCGGTTGCGGCCCTTCTGCTGCTTGCGGAACTTGGTGCGCTTGGGTTGCATCATGGCGGGCGGTCTCCTTAGCTGGTGGCTTCAGCCGGCTCGGCGGCCTTCTCGGCCTCGAACTGCTCGCCGTGGAATACCCAGACCTTGACGCCGATGGTCCCGTAGGTGGTATGCGCCTCGGCGAAGCCGTAGTCGATGTGGGCGCGCAGCGTGTGCAGCGGCACACGACCCTCGCGGTACCACTCGGTGCGCGCAATCTCGGCGCCGTTGAGACGACCCGAGACCTGGATCTTGATGCCGCCCGCGCCGATGCGCATGGCGTTCTGCACCGAGCGCTTCATGGCGCGGCGGAACATGATGCGGCGCTCGAGCTGCTGGGCGACGGATTCGGCGATGAGGTTGGCATCGAGCTCCGGCTTGCGGATCTCCTCGACCGAGACGTGCACGGCGTCGGCGCGCAGGCCCATCTTCTCCGCAATGTCCTGCTTGAGCTTCTCGATGTCCTCGCCCTTCTTGCCGATCACGATGCCCGGGCGCGCGGTGTGGATCGTCAGACGGGCCGACTTCGACGGCCGGTCGATCTGCACGCGCGACACCGATGCCTTGGCCAGGCGCTTGCGCACGAAGTCGCGCACCTCGAGATCGGTGGCGAGCTGGTCGCGATACGTCTCGCGCTCGGCGTACCAGTTCGACGTCCACTTGGTGGTGATGCCGAGCCGGAACCCGTTGGGGTGAACCTTGTGACCCATGGAATCTCGTCCTGCGCTTACTGATCCGCGACGCGAATCGTGATGTGACTGGTGGGCTTCACGATGCGGTCGGCGCGCCCCTTGGCGCGCGGCATCATGCGCTTAATCTGCGGGCCCGCATCGACCATGATCTCGGAGATGCGCAGCTCGTCGACATCGGCGCCGAAGTTGTTCTCGGCGTTGGCGATGGCGGACTCGAGCACCTTGCGGATCACGCCTGCGGCCTTCTTGTTCGAGAAGCGCAGCACCTGCAGCGCCTGATCCACGGGCTTGCCGCGGACCTGGTCGGCCACCAGGCGCCCCTTCTGCGGCGACAGCCGCGCGAAACGCAAAACGGAGTGGGTCTGCATGATCAGCGTGCCTTCTTGTCGGCGACGTGGCCCTTGAAGGTCCGCGTCGGAGCGAACTCACCGAGCTTGTGCCCGACCATGTTCTCGGTCACGAACACCGGCATGTGCTGCCGGCCGTTGTGCACCTGCATGGTCAGGCCGACCATGTCGGGCGTCACCATCGAGCGCCGCGACCAGGTCTTGATCGGCCGCTTGACGCGCGATGACTGCGCCTCGTCGACCTTCTTGGCCAGGTGGTGGTCCACGAATGGTCCCTTCTTCAATGAACGTGGCATCTCGAATACCTCGTTACTTCTTCTTCTTCGCCGTGCGCTTGCGCACGATGAACTGGTCGGTGCGCTTGTTGGAGCGCGTCTTGTAACCCTTGGTCGGAACGCCCCAGGGCGAAACCGGATGCGGGTTGCCCTGCCCGGAACGTCCCTCGCCACCGCCGTGCGGATGGTCGACGGGGTTCATCACCGTGCCGCGCACGGTCGGACGGACACCCTTCCAGCGCTTGGCGCCGGCCTTGCCCAGCACGCGCAGGCTGTGCTCGGAGTTGCCCACTTCGCCGATGACGGCACGGCACTCCGAAAGCACCTTGCGCATCTCGCCGGAGCGCATGCGCAGCGTGACGTAGGCACCTTCACGCGCCACCAGCTGCACCGCCGCGCCGGCCGAACGCCCCATCTGGGCACCCTTGCCGGGCCGCATCTCGATGCAGTGAACGGTGGAGCCGACCGGGATGTTGCGCATCGGCAGGCAGCAGCCGGGCTTGATCGGCGCCGACTCGCCACTGAACACCTGATCGCCGACCTTCAGGTGGCGCGGCGCAATGATATAGCGCCGCTCGCCATCCGCATAGACCAGCAGCGCGATATGCGCGCTCCGGTTGGGATCGTGCTCGAGGCGCTCGACGCGCGCAGGCACGCCGTCCTTGTCGCGCTTGAAGTCGACGACGCGGTAGGCCTGCTTGTGGCCGCCCCCGCGATGACGCGTGGTGATGCGACCCGCGTTGTTGCGGCCGCCGCTGCGCGACTGCTTCTCGACCAGCGGCGCGTGCGGCCCGCCCCGGTGAAGGTCCTTGTTGACGACCTTGACCTGGTGGCGGCGTCCGTTCGACGTCGGCTTGCTCTTCTGGATAGCCATGATGTCCTCTAGCTCGCTGAACCGAGGAAGTCGATCTCGCTCCCCTCGGCGAGGGTCACGTAGGCCTTCTTCCAATCGGAGCGTCGGCCGGTCGAACGGCCGAAGCGCTTGGTCTTGCCCTTGACGTTGAGCGTGCTCACACCGGTGACGCGGACGTCGAACAGCTTCTCGACCGCCTCGCGGATTTCCGGCTTGGTGGCATCGCGCGCAACCTTGAAGACGACCTGCTGGTCATTCTCCGCGACGCGGTTGCTCTTTTCGGAGATCAGCGGCGCGCGGATGATCTGGTGGAGTCGATCGACGTTCATGACAGCCAGGCCTCGAACTTGCGGATGGCCGCCTCGGTCACCACCACCTTCTGGTGGGCCAGCAGGCTGACCGGGTTGACGGCGTCGGTATCCACGACCGAGACGCCCGGCAGATTGCGCGCAGCGAGGAACAGCGACTGCTCGACCGTCTCGACCACGATCAGCGCATCCTCGGCGCCCAGCTCGCGCAGCTTCGCGGCCAGATCCTTGGTCTTGCCCGAGGCCTCGATGTCCGATACCACCAGCAGATGCTCGCGACGGCCCAGCTCCGAGAGGATGCTGCGCAGCGCACCGCGATACATCTTGCGGTTGACCTTCTGCTCGAAGTCGCGCGGACGCGCCGCGAAGGTCACGCCGCCGCCGCGCCAGATCGGGCTGCGGATGCTG contains the following coding sequences:
- the rpsN gene encoding 30S ribosomal protein S14; this encodes MAKKGMVNRERKRQKLVAKYANKRAELKNIISSESASFEDKQAAVAALQKLPRDSSPIRVRNRCAVTGRPRGVYRKFGLGRNKLREAAMNGEVPGLKKSSW
- the rplE gene encoding 50S ribosomal protein L5, which encodes MPNLQAAYRDKIRGELQQQLGCNIHAVPRVLKVTLNMGVGEAVRDRKVLEHAVSDLTTIAGQKPVITKARKAIAGFNIREEFPIGTMVTLRGSRMYEFLERLIHIGMPRMRDFRGIPARGFDGRGNFNFGINEQIIFPEIDYDKVDKIRGMNITITTSARNDEEGRMLLDAFGFPFRK
- the rplX gene encoding 50S ribosomal protein L24 — encoded protein: MKRIRKGDDVVVTTGKDKGRRGTVSRVVDDQRVVVEGVNIAKKHQKPDPNAGVPGGVVDKEMPLHISNVMLWNPKAEKGDRIGFRVEGEGSDARKVRYFKSNGEVVDV
- the rplN gene encoding 50S ribosomal protein L14; amino-acid sequence: MIQQESTLLAADNSGAKLVQVIRVRGSTGRRYAHIGDVVKVSVKDAIPRGKVKKGEVHNAVVVRTRHPVRRPDGSAIRFDTNAAVLLDNKGDPIGTRIFGPVTRELREKYMRIISLAPEVL
- the rpsQ gene encoding 30S ribosomal protein S17: MSEANQESSSIERLIYGYVVSNKMDKTATVVIERRVKHGLYNKYIRRSTRMKVHDADNTARVGDLVSIRSCRPVSRDKHFTLVEVVERATDLSAAS
- the rpmC gene encoding 50S ribosomal protein L29, coding for MKSTDYLKSLSGKDDGALREELESLRKEQFNLRMQAATGQLTQHHRAREVRRNIARVKTMMRAAKG
- the rplP gene encoding 50S ribosomal protein L16 → MMQPKRTKFRKQQKGRNRGLAQRGNKVSFGEYGLKCMEHGRLTARQIEAARRAINRHVKRGGKLWIRIFPDVPVSEKPLEVRMGKGKGNVEYWAAKVQPGRMLYEMEGISEEVAREAFRLAAAKLPVKCEFVNRTIM
- the rpsC gene encoding 30S ribosomal protein S3, encoding MGHKVHPNGFRLGITTKWTSNWYAERETYRDQLATDLEVRDFVRKRLAKASVSRVQIDRPSKSARLTIHTARPGIVIGKKGEDIEKLKQDIAEKMGLRADAVHVSVEEIRKPELDANLIAESVAQQLERRIMFRRAMKRSVQNAMRIGAGGIKIQVSGRLNGAEIARTEWYREGRVPLHTLRAHIDYGFAEAHTTYGTIGVKVWVFHGEQFEAEKAAEPAEATS
- the rplV gene encoding 50S ribosomal protein L22 — protein: MQTHSVLRFARLSPQKGRLVADQVRGKPVDQALQVLRFSNKKAAGVIRKVLESAIANAENNFGADVDELRISEIMVDAGPQIKRMMPRAKGRADRIVKPTSHITIRVADQ
- the rpsS gene encoding 30S ribosomal protein S19, encoding MPRSLKKGPFVDHHLAKKVDEAQSSRVKRPIKTWSRRSMVTPDMVGLTMQVHNGRQHMPVFVTENMVGHKLGEFAPTRTFKGHVADKKAR
- the rplB gene encoding 50S ribosomal protein L2, with the protein product MAIQKSKPTSNGRRHQVKVVNKDLHRGGPHAPLVEKQSRSGGRNNAGRITTRHRGGGHKQAYRVVDFKRDKDGVPARVERLEHDPNRSAHIALLVYADGERRYIIAPRHLKVGDQVFSGESAPIKPGCCLPMRNIPVGSTVHCIEMRPGKGAQMGRSAGAAVQLVAREGAYVTLRMRSGEMRKVLSECRAVIGEVGNSEHSLRVLGKAGAKRWKGVRPTVRGTVMNPVDHPHGGGEGRSGQGNPHPVSPWGVPTKGYKTRSNKRTDQFIVRKRTAKKKK
- the rplW gene encoding 50S ribosomal protein L23, giving the protein MNVDRLHQIIRAPLISEKSNRVAENDQQVVFKVARDATKPEIREAVEKLFDVRVTGVSTLNVKGKTKRFGRSTGRRSDWKKAYVTLAEGSEIDFLGSAS
- the rplD gene encoding 50S ribosomal protein L4, whose product is MELAMKSGGSAVQVADAVFAAEFNEALVHQVVTAYLAGGRAGTKAQKTRSEVSGGGKKPWRQKGTGRARAGSIRSPIWRGGGVTFAARPRDFEQKVNRKMYRGALRSILSELGRREHLLVVSDIEASGKTKDLAAKLRELGAEDALIVVETVEQSLFLAARNLPGVSVVDTDAVNPVSLLAHQKVVVTEAAIRKFEAWLS